In Mus caroli chromosome 9, CAROLI_EIJ_v1.1, whole genome shotgun sequence, a single window of DNA contains:
- the LOC110301000 gene encoding uncharacterized protein LOC110301000, with translation MDWLLFLLLPGVLILYKSHSMGEPTFCTSCDEYVDKTCTRNLGVCHARYPDFACQTKEVYIQLNTGEYLYKYSVLGCPRRCAEYVRFIKFEKNIFSCCNESYCNSFSSKDTQFKENNFI, from the exons ATGGACTGGCTACTGTTTCTCTTGCTTCCAGGAGTACTGATTTTGTACAAGTCTCATTCAATGG GGGAACCCACTTTTTGTACTTCCTGTGATGAATACGTTGACAAAACCTGTACAAGAAACTTGGGGGTCTGTCATGCCAGATATCCTGACTTTGCATGCCAAACCAAAGAAGTATATATTCAACTTAACACTGGAG AATATCTGTACAAATATTCTGTCTTGGGCTGTCCAAGAAGATGTGCGGAGTATGTACGCTTCATCAAGTTTGAGAAAAACATCTTCTCCTGCTGCAATGAAAGCTACTGCAACAGTTTTTCATCAAAAGATACTCagttcaaagaaaataattttatctaa